CATTGTGCTTCATTCTTTCTTTTTGATCAGAAGTTACTGATGCAATTCCTACTATTTCATTATTTATAATAGTAAGTATCATCTTACAGTTTTTCATAGAATTAATCTTTTCTATATAGTTTTCTTCATCTTCTATACTCATTGAAAATTCATTGGCACCAAAAGTTATAAAATCACTTTCACCTCCAACTATATTTAAATAATCTATCATCTGTTTAGCGTCTTCTTTCATTGCTTCCCTTAAAATCGCAATTTCCCCATTTTTTAATTTAATTTCTTTCATGTAAAATCCCCCTCAAAATTTATAGATAATTATATTTACCCTTATAAAATTATAGCTAAATATTTTTAATCCTTCTAAAATTGTGTAATATTTTTTAATTTTATTGTAATTAAAAAGAGTATCGGATTTTAGCCAATACTCTAAACAAACTTACTATATTTTTATTACTTTAAATTCTTAACAAGGTTATCTATCGGTAACATTCTATCTAAATAATACCACTTACATTCGCTATCTAAAAGCTTAGCATACTCTGATTTAGATTCATATCCTTTAGATTTTTTATTATAAAATTTATACTCTTTTTTACCTTCTTTATTTTTTACAGTTTCATATTTAAGTTCATTTATAAATTTATTATCTAAGTATCCAAAAATTTGAACCTTTTCAATATTGTATAAATCTTTTACTATATGTCTTTTAACTTTGTCTTTTTTATCTTCCATTTCTAAATTAAGATGAACCCCAACATAGTAATTTTTTTTATTTTTCTTATTTGAAAATTCACTTTTATCTACAATAAGTCTCGTATGCATCCCTTTAGCGATTGCTGTTTTTATTCCTATTTTATTTTTATCAATTACAGATGCATCTTTCCCTTTACTAACTAAATAATTTACAAATGCACATTCAGCAATTTTTTCTACAAATATTCTTTGTATCCCTATTTCTTTTTTAAGCTCTTTGTCTTTTATATCATCTGGTACTAAATTTATATAGTCATTAGATTCTTCAACACATTTTTTTGCAAATTCTAGTGATTTTGTTACCTGTTCTGGTGTTATATTAACTGATTTAGTTATTAATTTGTCAAATCTTTGCTTTATTCCTATATTTTTAACAAATACTTCATGTTTACTGTTTGGTTGTATATAATTCATGCTATATCTCCTTAAATTTCTGTATTTTATTATAATACCATACTATTATGTAACAAGTAAAATTTATAAATACAGATATATTTACTTAATACAAATAGCCCCCATCGCTCAAAATATCATGAGGGTATAATTATTTATATAGTTATTGAGAATTTATAAAAGACCTTGAGATTTATATACTTCTAAATTTTTTATTATATAGCTTAGTGTACAAAATTCCTTGTCTATTCTTTCTCCAATTAACATCAATCCATCTATTAATTGCTTTTCTTTAAAGCTTTCTAAAAGTATCATTATACTTACAGAATTAATTCCACCATCTTTAGTATCTAATGTTCTTGATTTTTTAACATATTTATTTTCCATTGCTGATTTTACAGCATTTTCTAATCTTTCACTTATCTCTATAGCAGGCATTTCTTCAAATACTTTTATTTGAGGTGAGTTTATATCAATGTTTTTAGCTTTAGTTACATCTGTATTTAAGAAAATTACATTTTTAAATTTAGCACCAGTAAAATCTACTTCTTCTAAATTAACACCTTCAAATATAGTATTTTCAAATTTTGCATTCTTAAATTTACTTCTTTTTAAGTTAGCTCCTATGATTTCTGATGATTTAAAAGTACATCCATAAAAGTTACAAGATTTAAAATGAGCACCTCTTAAACTTGTAAAATTAAAATTTGAGTTCGAAAAATCAGTGTTGTAACAGTTGCTTCTTTTTAAATCTTGATACATAAAATTTTTATCCATTTTTTTTGCTTTATTGTATTTTAATCCTATTTCTTTACTTGATTTATTGTTCATTTTTCCTCCGTATAATTTAAAAGCTCGTATACTAAAAGTATAAGAGCTTTATATTAATTGTTTTTTATATAATTCTTCCTAATGTTAACACATAAACTTAGTCATAACAAGCTTATTATAAATTATTTGTAATGTTACAGTTATATTTAGTATGCAATCTTTTATAATCTTTAAACACAGATAGACTTTCTTATCATATGTATTTTTATTAATTGTATATCACATAATAATTAAATATCATATTAATATTTACTTTCATTAAATGGTATCTATAAAATACTATTGACAAATTATGCTATAAATTAGAATATATAAAGTAATAACTAAAGAAAGGATGGTGTTGAATTTAAAACCTAACAACAAAAACATATTTCCTAAAATAGGTATGAGGACTATCAAAACAGGTATAGGTGTTATGCTATCTGTTCTCTTTGGAGAACTTGGGATAGTTAATGATTCTATTTTTACAGTTTCAGCAAGTGTTGTATCAATGAAAAACACTGTAAAAAGTTCATTTTTAGAAGGTTTAATGAGAATTGCTGGAACAATTTTAGGTGGTATCTGTGGTTATTTAATGATAATGTATTTAGGTAAATCCTCTATACTTATCGGTCTTGGAGTAATATTCATAATATATTTATGTATATTATTACGAATACAAGATTCGGTTGCAATAGCTACATTGACATTTGCATCCATAGTAGTTGGTTCAGGATCATCTGACCCTCTTTCTTATTCCATTGGAAGAACCTTCGATACACTAGTTGGCGTAATTATAGCATTAGTTGTAAATTACAGTCTTAGGAGAAAAAGATATATCGAGAAAATACAATTTAACTTTCATGAGTTGGAAGATCTTTATATAAATTTAGTAAAAGATATAATTTCAAATATAGAATATAATAGATTAGAAGAATTATCAGATATTTTAACAAGTTTACAATTAACTCATAAAAACTATATAGATGAAGGAAATTATTCTATTTATACATTTGATAAGGAAAAACTTGAAGCAATACTGAAAGAATGTGAAGAATTATATTATCATATGTATGGTTTAAGTATACAAAAACAAAACTTAATGGTATCCAAACACTTAGCAAAAGAACTATATACTTATGGTATCAATGTCATAAATAATTATGTTATATCTGATGATGGTAATTTGATTTTAGAATATCACATGAGTGAAATATTAAAAATTATAGAACTAAGAGAAGATAGTGAGGATTAAATTCACTGGCTTCTCTTTTTTAATTTATTTATTATTTTCTATTATTGGACTTATCTTGTCTATTCTATTCGTCCATTTATTTATGCTTAGTATATAGTTAATAATAAATACTATGAATAACCCAACAGTTACTATCTTCCAAATATTTAAAGCTAAATTTATATTTATACTACTTTCTTTTTTACATCCTTTTTAGTACAGTATATATAGTTAATTTTTTCCATCCTAAACTAGATTCTACTAGCTTTACTAACTCTGTAGAATTGATTGGTGCATTATCCCATATTAAATTCATAAATTTCATTTCTGAATCTGATAATTTTATATCTCTCATTTTTTCTCCTTTGATTTACTATTGTAGACCTTTAATTGTCAAGTTTTTTAATGTATCACTGTTATATAAACTTAACATGATATTGTACTTTATTTAACTTTTAACTTATTAGAAAATATCATTAAAATTTTGTAATATGTTTTTAATAAAAGTACTAAGAATGTATATATTTAATTTAGGACAAACTAAGGTCGAATTTAATAATTAAAGGAGTATATAACAATGAAAAAAATTTTAAGAAATTCATTATTATCATTATTTGTGTTAATTCTTATTCTAACTCCGATTAAAAGTCAAGCTTTAGAAAACTTCACTTCTAAAGACCTACAGTATAGTAAATCTTGTTGTGATTTAAGAATGCTACAAAGAAGGTTATGGATAGATCATGTTTCATGGACTAGAAATACGATTGTAAGCGATTTATCTTCACTTGAAGATAAGGGACTTGTATTAGAAAGATTGCTTAAAAACCAAGATGATATCGGAAATTCAATTAAACCATATTACGGAGAAGAAGCTGGAAATAAACTTGCTTTATTGTTAAGAGAGCATATAAACCTTGCTGTCCAAGTAACTGATGCTGCTAAAAATGGAAATAAAGAAAATCTAAAAAAATACAATAAGTTATGGTATGAAAATGCAGATAATATAGCTAAATTTTTAAGTTCTGCTAATCCTAACTATTCGTATGAAACTCTAAAAGACATGCTATATAAGCATTTACAATTTGTTACAGATCAAGTTGTTGCCAGATTAAATAATGATTGGAATGCAGATATACAAGCCTATGATAAAGGTGAAGATCATATGATTATGTTTGCTGATGTTATTACAGATGGTATAATAAAACAATTCCCTCAAAAATTCAAATAAAATTTATTACTCATATATACTACATAAAATAAACCGTATTACAAAAAGTAATACGGTTTATTTTGATTTTATATTATTAATTATCTTCTTTTATATATATTTTTATTTCTTCTCTTCGATCTTTTTTTTCTATTAATAAATTTAACACTATAGGCTATTGCTCCCAATGATAAAATAGTTCCCACAATAGTAGTAGCATAAAGTCCTATATTATCTTTAATTAAATCAAATACTGATGAATCTATCTTTCCAGGCACTCTTGATTTATAATTTGGCAATGAAAATGTTAAGTCTACTTTTTTATTTGATAATTTCCATGCATTTTTATCTTTACTATTGTATTCTACTTTTGCATTTTTATCGTTAATATCATTTTTATAATACATTATATCATTTGATGTTATAATAGGAGCTTCTATACTTTTCTTAGGTCCAAAAAGTCCAAATGCTTTATATTCTAAGTCTACTGTACCAACCTTTTCTCCATCTTTTTTAAATACTTGCTTTTTAGCAGCATAGCCATAATCTGCAATTTTTTTTGTGTCATTAAATACATTTGTGTCGTCTGATCCATACTCAGACTTAAGAGCTACAGTAACTAATTTTCTACCATTTCTTTCAAAGAATCCTACAAAACAACGACCTGCTTGAATTTCATTTCCTGTTTTCCCACCTATATTACCATCTTGTCCAAGAATTTTATTTCTTGTTTCAATAAGAACAGGTGATCCAGATAAATTAACTGATGTTTTTTTATACTTTTCTGAAATTATATCTCTTATCCACTCATTTTTATAAGCTTCACTTGCAATTATTGCTATATCATATGCTGTTGATAAATTGACTTCTGTACTTTGTGGGTTTAGAGCATCTTTTTCTAATCCACAAGGATTTACTATATGTGTATTTTCTAATCCGAGAGATTTAGCTTTATCATTCATCATCTTTACAAAGTCTTTAGTATTTCCAGATACAGAGTCTGCCATTAGATATGCTGCATCATTAGCAGAGAAAATCATAACGGCTTTCATAATATCATTACTTGATATTTTATCGCCAACATTAATTTTTTTGAAATTATTTAATGCTGTTTGAGTAGTTTTAAGTGCATCTTCAGTAAACGCAATTTGCTCTGATTTTGAAGTATTCTCAGCAAAGATTAGTGATGTTAACAATTTAATCGTACTAGCTACAGGTCTTTGTTTATCAGCATTTTTTGATGCAATAATTTCACCAGTATCCATATCCATAACTATTGCTGATTCTGCAATTATTCCTTGAATTTGTCCTATATTATTTTGTGCATTTGCTACACTAGTAACAGATGTTGATATCGTTATTAGAAGTGTAAGAATTAACGCTTTAAAAAACTTCGTTTTTTTCATTTTAAACCTCATTTCTATCATATATTCTTCTAAAGTATATCATACTAAACTTTGTTCAACAATATTTAGCTTATTTTGCTATAACGATTTATGCTCATCATCATGTTAGTCAAATATCAAAAGAGGTATTGATTATTAAATCAATACCTCTTTATAATAAATAGTTTTTATGCTATATTTTCAATCTCTAATACCTTTTTTATGCAATTATCATCTTCATAATCCGAGGTTCTTTTAGAATCTTCTATTTTAAAATCTGGAGTAGTTTTAAATTCTTCATCACATATTCCATCTTTATTTAAATACATGCAGCTTGCCATTCTGACTATTAGTCCACTATTTTTTAAATCAAATAATACAGGATCTATCACCCCTCCGTCTCCTCCTGTAGTTTTTCCTATTAGTGTAGCAAATTCAGTTTCCTTACAGAATATAGCAAATGCCTCTGATGATGAATATACTTTTTCATCTACAAGTAAATAAATATTGCCTTTAAACTTTAAATTAGGATTTGACTTTATATCATACAGTGTATTTTCAAAATTGCTAAACTTTCCTAAGACTTCCTCTGGAGCATTATTTTTTACATTCATAGGTAAACTTTTTATAGGTTGTAGCTTTATATTTTTTGCATTAGTATATTTTTTAATTATCTCACTATTGTTTCTATAAACTCTATAACCATTTACTTTAATTTCATCTTTTGTAAGCTTAGATACTATTCCTTGCCAATATTTATCGCTTCCCCCTAAATTTCCTCTTATATCAATAATTAAAGCTTTATGATTACCTAATGTATTAATATAATCTCCAATCATGTCTAAATCTGTTTCTATAGATCCATTCTTAGATGCCATTGATGGTAAATATATGTATCCTACCTTATTTTTAATTGCATCTTTTAAAATTAATTCTTTTTTTAAAAAAGTTTCTTTTGATATTTCTATCTTGGGTTTTATAGAATTGTATCTATCTACTACCTTACTATTATTAAGAAAGTCATATGAATTATTATTTGAATATGACTTCTTAAAAAGTTCATATCTCTTTTTATTATCTATTATTTCAGTATGTCTATTGTTCAAGTCTGATAATATAGATGACATTTCTTCTATAAATGCTTGGTCACTTTTAGTATTTTCAATTCTTTTTATATATTTATCCTTATTTTCTAACCACTCTATATTATTACGTCTTTTATTTACATCAAGATAAGGATATCCATTTTTTATAGTATTGTACATATAGTTAAAGTCTTCTACCTTTTCTGTATTAGATAATTCATTAGTATTAGAATAAGTGTAACTTCCTAATGCTATTATAAATATAAAAATAATTACTAAAAATAATGCTTTCTTTTTCATCAAATTCACGTCCTTATTATTTCCATAATCTTAAACATTTTAACACTACTTTACAATAAAATCTAGATTAACTAAATTCTGTATGTGTTTAATGTTGCACATATATTTTATGATATAAATGAAATAATACTCAGATATTCAGAAAAAAAGCTATTTTTATATTTTATTAATCATCCTCTAAATAAAAAATACTATATTAACCTATTGTACTAGTTAAAATTAATTGTTCCATTAATTGAGAAAAGCTAGTTTCTATTCTTCTTCTAACTTTAAATGTTAGTTATCTAACTTATTTTGGATAGTTATCCTTACTATTTCCTCTTTTAAGAATAATAAATTTATAGATTTTGCCTTTTTTAACTCAGGTGTTAGCCTTTTGTTGATATATCTTTTATCTCCTATTTTTTGGAATAACATTTTATATTCTCTGCATAGTAAACCAAAGAATGCCTTTTCTGAATCAATAGTCAAAAGTTCACTAACAATACTGATAGTAATTATTTCACTATCTGAAAGTTTACTATCTTTAACATTTGTCCTATTTCTAATATTTATAAGTATAATATCACTGTATATATCATCAACAATGGTATAAATAATAGTAAATAAGCCATTTAAATTTTCTATTTCTGGGGTATAATAATTCTTAAACGGTAACCCTCCTTTAGATTAATGATGATAATCTTAAGATGCTATATTTGTTGGAGTTTTATTATTAAAAAAATTAACTAGCATAACGAGTTAATTTATGAATTTAATATAAAAATTAAAAAGATGACTTACCTAAAATATACATAATTCACCCTTTTAATTTTTATATTTTATTAAGTTTTTATTTATAACTTCAAATTAGTAGTATATATTTATCCTAATATTTGTATTTCTATATTTTGTCTTCCAAAGCTATTGCAATCTGATTCGCTATTCATAAATATATCTATTTTATTACCTTTTATAGCTCCACCACAGTCTTCTGCTATAAATACCATATCAAATTTAGGTATATATACTCTTGTTCCGTATGGAATTACTGAAGGGTCTACTGCTATAGTTCCCCATCTAGGAGTAGTTCCTGTAGCTGTTATAGTATGACCTGAATATGCGCTTGCATTTACTGTCATTAAACGTCCAGTGTTGTTATTAGAAAAATTAGCTTTTTCTTCTTCATTATTATTTTTAGAATCATTTGATGATAATTCATTGTTATTTACAGTATTATTTGATACCACTGTGTTATTATTTTGATCAACAGATTTTTTAGCAACTGAAGTCTCTTTTTCTAATTGCCTAACTTGAGTTTCTGTTAATACATACTCTTCATTTACCCAACCAGTTTTTTTGTCGTCATATTTAACGTTGTACCAATCATCTTCTACTTCTAAAATTTCAACATCCGTTCCTTTACTTAAAAATTCTATTTTAGAATCTTTTATAGATGGTCCTTTTCTTACATTTAATTTATCTACAGTTACTGTAGCTTTTTCATTACTAGTATAATCTGAATGTATCCATCCTTCATTTTCTTCAATCTTAATTTTATTCCATTCCTTGTTTTTTTCTAATATCTCAACAACAGTACCTTTATCTAAAATTTCTATTTTAGATTCTTCTACAGATGGTCCTTTTCTTACGTTTAATGTTTCCGTTCTTACTACTTCTCTTTCTACAGCGTGTACAGTATGTGTTGAAGTATATAATCCTCCAACGGCTAAACCTATGGTTAATATTAATGATGTTTTGATATTTTTATTTTTCCTCATAAAATTCCTCCATTTAATTTATAAAATTTATATATAATTAACTATCTTGTTATAAAATTCGTTTTTTTAAATTTTGTTACTGTTTTGTAACTTGTTTATTAGTCTAATACAATTTTGATCCTTTGTAAACACCTTACTCCGCAAAAAGCGACAAAATAGTTACATTTTTTTACAAATAATAACTATTTTTGACAACTCTTGTTCCTTAGAATTCTAATGTTTTGTGCATATAAAAAAAAATTACTTTTATTTATGAAAATTTTTTTATTTTAAAATCAAAAAGTTATAAAAAACAAGCTATTTTACTTGCCTTTTTGTATCTGTATTTATAATAAAATTTGAAATATTTTTTCTAAACTTAGATTTATAAATTAATTTATAGATATAAACCTACTACTTGATTTTCTTTCAGATTAACTATTTCATAATTTATAAATAATTTTCCTCCTATACGTTTTCTTAAAGTATGACTAATATAATATGACATAAATATGTCATATTTTAAATATGGAATTATATTGTTAATATTTAATTTTATCCAAGCCCTAAACTATTACCCTTTAACTAAAAACAAAATTAAAGTAATTAGACTTAATATAAAAATGACAAAAAACAAAAGTACCAATCATAAAATGATTAGTACTTTTTATTCTTAAATTTATTTTATATTTATTTATATAATTTTATATTAAATTTACACTTGTCTCTAAAATAGCAAATTTAATTTACTATTTCATTTTATCAAGCCTATTTTTAGTTTCTAATCTATTTTTCCACATCTCTTCTTCAGATGTGTATCCTCTTTTCTTAGCCATATCTTTAGTATATGTTCCTTCATGTATTAAATTTAGTATATGAAGTGCATCTTTTCCTGATGCTTCCATAGTTCCTCTACAAGAACCACAATAAGTCAATACATTTTCTTGAGTACAATCATTCGCTCTTCTTGTATATAGTTTCTCATATAATTGAGGATTTGAGCTACAAACCATACCTCCAACACCACAACATCTTGTATTTTCTTTGTTATTTTGCATTTCTTCATACTTATAACCTAATTCATCTAATATCCACCTAACATTTTCATGATGTGATTTAACATTTCTAGTTACACAAGAATCATGTATATTAAATATTACATCTGAACTAGTGCCTACGCCTTTTTGAACTTCTGGTATACCTATTTTTTCTTTCATTAAATCCCAGTACGATATAACTTTCTTATCAGATGTTTCATTATAAACATTATAACAAGAAGGACATATTGTAATTATAACATCTGCATTAGTTTCATTTATAGCATCTATAGCCATCTTATTTCTTTTCTTAAAGCTTTTATCTTCTCCAATTAATTTAGTTACTTTACCGCAACATTGTAATAATGCTCCAACCTCTCCATCTAAATTTGATTTTAGATGCTTAAGGGTACTTTCTACAACTGAAGGACTATAAGCTGGAACTGTACATCCAGGTACAAATAAATATTTTGTTTTTTTATCTTGTGCTAAAACAGTAGTTGAGTACTCCTCACTACATTCCATTTCCTGTGATTTATCAAAAGGCTTTAACAATTCTATAACTTGTTGATCATTGTTATCTACTATATATTGATCTTTAATAGCTATAAAGTTTTCTCTTAAGTTTAAATCTTTAGGACACTTAATAGTACATTGGCTACAATCATTACATGAGAATGCTATCATTTTATCCATATTTTCATAGCCTTTATTTAAATATTTTTTAAATAAAGTTTTTGGACAATCTGTATATTCATTCATCATTATACATTCTTTCATACATAATTTACATTCACACTGTCTACATCTATTAGCCTCTTTTAAAGCCTCTTCTTTTGTATATCCAAGCGATACTTCATCAAAAGATTTAACTCTTATAGATTTGTCTGATTCAGCCATAGAATATCTTCTTTCACTAATATCAGTCCAGTCTACTTCTCTTTTTAACTTAGTCTCATAGCTAGAAGTGTCTTCTAGTTTTCTACCTTCTGTTAAAGATTCATTACTTAAAAATCTCTTAACTGATTCTGCTGCTCTTCTTCCTGTCGCCATAGCTTGTACAACTATTACGGATTCTCCAGAAGCATCTCCTGCTATAAATACTTTTTCATTAGCTTTAGATTGTAGTGTTAATTTATCACACTCAAAATTAGTGTTAGGCATTTGAGTTAATATACCATTTGCAAAGCTTCCCTCTACACCTTGTCCTATAGCAAAAACTATAGTATCTACTTCTAATTCTTTACTTTCATTTTCATCAAATGTAGGGCTGAAAGCTCCATTTTCATTAAATATAGATATACATTTTTTAAGTATTACTTTACTTACTCTATTATTTTCATCTACTATTATTTCTTTTATAGCTTGACCATGGTTAAACTTTATTTCTTCATCTATTGCACCTATTATCTCATGATTTGATGCATTCATAGTATTAAAACTATCTTCTAGACATATAGAGTATACTTCTCTAACTTGTTCAAGTCTTTTAGAGATTCTAGCACAGTCCATTGCTACATCTCCACCACCAACTACTAACACTTTATTCCCAGCTTCTTTTACATCTCTTGTAATTGCAGCTTCTTTAGTGTATTCTGCTGCTGAGAATATTCCTTTAGCATTAGAGTTTTTTAAACTTCTATCAACACTACCTTGATGCTTACCAACTGCAACTATAACACTGTCATATGAATTTACTACTTCTTTAAAATCTATATCTTTTCCTATTTCACAGTTTAACTTGAACTTAACTCCTAATTTATCTAAATAACTTATTTCTTTTTCTAAAATATTTCTTGGTAATCTGTATTCAGGTATCCCAACTGCCATCATACCACCTCTAACAGGTAGCTTTTCAAATACAGTAACATCAAATCCTTCTCTTTGAAGTTCAAGTGCTGCTTGAAGCCCTGATGGACCAGCACCTATTATCGCTATAGTTTTTCCATTTGATGGCTTAACCGATAAATCCCAATCTTCTTCTCTATCAAAATTATCAGCTGCATATCTTTTAAGTCCTGCAATTGACATTGGAGAATTTATCTCATTAATTTTACACTTACTTTCACAAGGATGAGCACATATTCTACCTAAAGTTCCTGGTATAAACAAATCTTCTCTTATAACTTTTATGGCTTCAAATCCCTTATCTTCTCTTATTAATCTTATATATTCTTTAGCATCTGTATGCATAGGACATGTAGCTACACAACCTGCATCTGCATCACCTATACATTCATTCACTATATTTTCCATATTTTTTATTATGTTTTGTTTTAACATACTATCATCCTCCACAACTTAAATTATGCATTCTTTTTCTTCGGATCTATAGCAAATATAAATACACCTGTAACTATAACTAGTCCCCAGAATGCTAGGCTAGGAGTTATTTTCTCTCCAAATAATATAGCACTAAATATAATAGACCATAATGCAGCAGTTGAGTTTAAAGCAGTTCCCATTGCTGCTCCTATTAAATCAACAGCTTTATACCAACAAAGATAGGTTGTTGCACCTAATATAGCTATACCAGCATACGCTACTATCGTTCCACTGGTTACTACATTAGCTGCTACACCATAACCACCTATTAATGGTAAAACTATAAATCCGTATGATAACATTGATATTAAATATCTTAGACATAAAAACTGTTGTGGTGTCGGGTTAATATGTTCCTCTCCTTTTATATGTTTCATAGCAAACCCTATAATAACACCTTCTAAAGCCCATCCTAATACTGCTACTAATGCAAATATAACTCCCATAAAGAATGTATCTGGTACATTTGATGATGGATTAAATCCTAACATAAATGAACCTAATAAACTTACCGCAATACCAACCATTGCTCTTGCTGATAGTTTTTCTTTTAATATAAAATATGATAATATTGCTCCAACACCTGGATAAATAACTGATATACTAGATGCGTAAGGCGCTGTTGCATATTTTATAGATAATAAGTAAGCACTCATGCCTATTGGTGCTCCCACTAAAGCTGCTAAAGCCGTTGCCTTACCTTTTTTAGTTTTTAATAATCCAAATACTGGCTTCAACTGTTTTCCAAATAATAAAACTAATGCTATCCACATAAAGCAGAAACTATCATGGAAAAATGCTGATACTAGCGGTGAAAGTTCGAATTCTGAAAATATACTGC
Above is a genomic segment from Romboutsia lituseburensis containing:
- a CDS encoding GNAT family N-acetyltransferase, with the translated sequence MKEIKLKNGEIAILREAMKEDAKQMIDYLNIVGGESDFITFGANEFSMSIEDEENYIEKINSMKNCKMILTIINNEIVGIASVTSDQKERMKHNGILGISFRKKYWGMGIGNEVMKYLIEWSKSNGITKKISLLVREDNARGINLYEKFGFEKEGLLKKDIYI
- a CDS encoding pentapeptide repeat-containing protein yields the protein MNNKSSKEIGLKYNKAKKMDKNFMYQDLKRSNCYNTDFSNSNFNFTSLRGAHFKSCNFYGCTFKSSEIIGANLKRSKFKNAKFENTIFEGVNLEEVDFTGAKFKNVIFLNTDVTKAKNIDINSPQIKVFEEMPAIEISERLENAVKSAMENKYVKKSRTLDTKDGGINSVSIMILLESFKEKQLIDGLMLIGERIDKEFCTLSYIIKNLEVYKSQGLL
- a CDS encoding FUSC family protein; this translates as MNLKPNNKNIFPKIGMRTIKTGIGVMLSVLFGELGIVNDSIFTVSASVVSMKNTVKSSFLEGLMRIAGTILGGICGYLMIMYLGKSSILIGLGVIFIIYLCILLRIQDSVAIATLTFASIVVGSGSSDPLSYSIGRTFDTLVGVIIALVVNYSLRRKRYIEKIQFNFHELEDLYINLVKDIISNIEYNRLEELSDILTSLQLTHKNYIDEGNYSIYTFDKEKLEAILKECEELYYHMYGLSIQKQNLMVSKHLAKELYTYGINVINNYVISDDGNLILEYHMSEILKIIELREDSED
- a CDS encoding BlaI/MecI/CopY family transcriptional regulator; amino-acid sequence: MRDIKLSDSEMKFMNLIWDNAPINSTELVKLVESSLGWKKLTIYTVLKRM
- a CDS encoding glycosyltransferase, yielding MKKILRNSLLSLFVLILILTPIKSQALENFTSKDLQYSKSCCDLRMLQRRLWIDHVSWTRNTIVSDLSSLEDKGLVLERLLKNQDDIGNSIKPYYGEEAGNKLALLLREHINLAVQVTDAAKNGNKENLKKYNKLWYENADNIAKFLSSANPNYSYETLKDMLYKHLQFVTDQVVARLNNDWNADIQAYDKGEDHMIMFADVITDGIIKQFPQKFK
- a CDS encoding D-alanyl-D-alanine carboxypeptidase family protein, with the translated sequence MKKTKFFKALILTLLITISTSVTSVANAQNNIGQIQGIIAESAIVMDMDTGEIIASKNADKQRPVASTIKLLTSLIFAENTSKSEQIAFTEDALKTTQTALNNFKKINVGDKISSNDIMKAVMIFSANDAAYLMADSVSGNTKDFVKMMNDKAKSLGLENTHIVNPCGLEKDALNPQSTEVNLSTAYDIAIIASEAYKNEWIRDIISEKYKKTSVNLSGSPVLIETRNKILGQDGNIGGKTGNEIQAGRCFVGFFERNGRKLVTVALKSEYGSDDTNVFNDTKKIADYGYAAKKQVFKKDGEKVGTVDLEYKAFGLFGPKKSIEAPIITSNDIMYYKNDINDKNAKVEYNSKDKNAWKLSNKKVDLTFSLPNYKSRVPGKIDSSVFDLIKDNIGLYATTIVGTILSLGAIAYSVKFINRKKRSKRRNKNIYKRR
- a CDS encoding S41 family peptidase produces the protein MKKKALFLVIIFIFIIALGSYTYSNTNELSNTEKVEDFNYMYNTIKNGYPYLDVNKRRNNIEWLENKDKYIKRIENTKSDQAFIEEMSSILSDLNNRHTEIIDNKKRYELFKKSYSNNNSYDFLNNSKVVDRYNSIKPKIEISKETFLKKELILKDAIKNKVGYIYLPSMASKNGSIETDLDMIGDYINTLGNHKALIIDIRGNLGGSDKYWQGIVSKLTKDEIKVNGYRVYRNNSEIIKKYTNAKNIKLQPIKSLPMNVKNNAPEEVLGKFSNFENTLYDIKSNPNLKFKGNIYLLVDEKVYSSSEAFAIFCKETEFATLIGKTTGGDGGVIDPVLFDLKNSGLIVRMASCMYLNKDGICDEEFKTTPDFKIEDSKRTSDYEDDNCIKKVLEIENIA
- a CDS encoding SH3 domain-containing protein; protein product: MRKNKNIKTSLILTIGLAVGGLYTSTHTVHAVEREVVRTETLNVRKGPSVEESKIEILDKGTVVEILEKNKEWNKIKIEENEGWIHSDYTSNEKATVTVDKLNVRKGPSIKDSKIEFLSKGTDVEILEVEDDWYNVKYDDKKTGWVNEEYVLTETQVRQLEKETSVAKKSVDQNNNTVVSNNTVNNNELSSNDSKNNNEEEKANFSNNNTGRLMTVNASAYSGHTITATGTTPRWGTIAVDPSVIPYGTRVYIPKFDMVFIAEDCGGAIKGNKIDIFMNSESDCNSFGRQNIEIQILG